A genomic window from Deinococcus detaillensis includes:
- a CDS encoding GMC family oxidoreductase, whose translation MTQGKSESAPTSVDYLVIGAGSGGCVVAARLSEDAQTRVLLLEAGVPDEAPEIGIPAAFAKLFKSPLDWNYETQAQAHLAGRKLYWPRGKMLGGSSSINAMVYIRGNRADYDAWAAAGNPGWSYDEVLPYFIKAEDNENGAGEFHGAGGPLHVENRRYTHEICDAITAGFEEIGFAANGDFNGESQEGVGRYQVTQKSGVRHSVASAYLKPALARPNLEARTGAHVTRIVLEGGRAVGAEYLSGEQLHTVRAERGVILAAGAITSPHLLMLSGIGERRELEAAGIEVLHDLPGVGQNLQDHLFVPLVYETQTVSIKDATSEANFALYMSDQQGMLCSNIAETGGFMKSDPALDAPDLQFHNGAALFVDHGFLELDGHHFTLLPSLVAPKSRGRIRLASADPQAQPLIEPDYLSDEADMNVLLRGMRLARQVGESEALSAYRTREAMPGAEIQSDDDLREYIRAQAMTIYHPVGTCKMGHDDLAVVDERLKVRGLEGLWVADASIMPSVVRGNTNAPTIMIAEKAAEFIQAEGQATAQRAAAKPEAVSADD comes from the coding sequence ATGACGCAGGGCAAAAGCGAATCCGCTCCAACTTCTGTTGATTATCTGGTGATCGGCGCGGGTTCAGGCGGCTGCGTGGTCGCGGCGCGGCTGAGCGAAGACGCCCAAACGCGGGTGCTGCTCCTCGAAGCGGGCGTGCCGGACGAAGCGCCGGAGATCGGCATTCCGGCGGCCTTTGCCAAACTGTTCAAGTCGCCGCTGGATTGGAACTACGAAACGCAGGCACAGGCGCATCTGGCCGGGCGCAAATTGTACTGGCCGCGCGGCAAGATGCTGGGCGGCTCCAGCAGTATCAACGCGATGGTTTATATTCGCGGCAACCGCGCCGACTACGACGCTTGGGCGGCGGCAGGCAATCCGGGCTGGAGCTACGACGAAGTGCTGCCGTACTTTATCAAAGCTGAGGACAACGAAAACGGCGCGGGTGAGTTTCACGGTGCGGGCGGGCCGCTGCACGTCGAGAACCGCCGCTACACCCACGAGATTTGCGACGCCATCACCGCTGGTTTCGAGGAAATCGGCTTCGCGGCCAATGGTGACTTCAACGGCGAGTCGCAAGAAGGGGTCGGGCGCTACCAAGTCACTCAGAAAAGCGGGGTGCGGCATTCGGTGGCCAGCGCTTACCTCAAACCCGCTCTGGCGCGGCCCAATTTGGAAGCCCGCACCGGAGCGCACGTCACCCGCATTGTGCTGGAAGGCGGGCGGGCGGTGGGGGCCGAGTATCTCAGCGGCGAGCAACTGCACACGGTTCGGGCCGAGCGGGGCGTGATTCTGGCGGCGGGAGCGATCACCAGTCCGCACCTGCTGATGCTTTCGGGTATTGGCGAGCGCCGAGAACTGGAAGCGGCAGGGATCGAAGTGCTGCATGACCTCCCAGGCGTGGGCCAGAACTTACAAGACCACCTGTTTGTGCCGCTGGTCTACGAAACCCAGACGGTGAGCATCAAAGACGCCACCAGCGAAGCCAATTTCGCGCTGTACATGAGTGACCAGCAAGGCATGCTGTGCAGCAACATCGCTGAAACCGGCGGCTTTATGAAATCCGATCCTGCCCTAGACGCGCCGGATTTGCAGTTTCACAACGGCGCAGCGCTGTTCGTAGATCACGGCTTTTTGGAACTGGACGGCCACCACTTCACGCTGCTGCCTTCATTGGTCGCCCCAAAGAGTCGGGGGCGTATCCGTTTGGCCAGCGCCGATCCGCAGGCCCAGCCGCTGATCGAACCCGATTACCTCTCGGATGAAGCCGATATGAATGTGCTCCTGCGCGGCATGCGGCTGGCGCGGCAAGTCGGCGAATCAGAGGCACTTTCGGCATACCGCACCCGCGAAGCCATGCCGGGCGCAGAGATTCAAAGCGACGACGACCTGCGCGAGTACATTCGGGCGCAGGCCATGACCATTTACCACCCGGTCGGCACCTGCAAGATGGGCCACGACGACCTCGCCGTAGTCGATGAGCGCCTCAAGGTACGCGGCTTGGAAGGCCTGTGGGTCGCTGACGCCAGCATTATGCCCAGTGTCGTGCGCGGCAACACCAACGCGCCAACCATCATGATTGCCGAGAAGGCAGCTGAGTTTATTCAGGCGGAGGGTCAGGCTACGGCTCAGCGGGCCGCAGCGAAGCCGGAAGCCGTCAGCGCCGACGACTGA
- the rpsL gene encoding 30S ribosomal protein S12, translating into MPTTQQLLRKGRTTLQKKSKVPALKGSPFRRGVCTVVKTTTPKKPNSALRKIARVRLSSGFEVTAYIPGEGHNLQEHSVVLIRGGRVKDLPGVRYHIVRGSLDTQGVKDRNKSRSKYGTKKPKAGAAAAGAKKK; encoded by the coding sequence CTGCCCACTACCCAACAGCTGCTCCGCAAGGGGCGCACCACTTTGCAAAAAAAGAGCAAAGTTCCCGCCCTCAAAGGCAGCCCTTTCCGGCGCGGCGTTTGCACCGTCGTCAAGACCACCACCCCCAAAAAGCCCAACTCGGCGCTGCGTAAAATTGCCCGTGTGCGCCTGTCCAGCGGCTTTGAAGTCACCGCTTACATCCCCGGGGAAGGCCACAACCTTCAGGAACACAGCGTGGTGCTGATTCGCGGCGGACGTGTCAAGGACTTGCCCGGCGTGCGTTACCACATCGTCCGTGGATCGCTCGACACCCAAGGCGTGAAAGACCGCAACAAGAGCCGCTCCAAGTACGGCACCAAGAAGCCCAAAGCGGGCGCTGCTGCCGCCGGCGCAAAAAAGAAATAA
- a CDS encoding 2'-5' RNA ligase family protein, whose translation MLAPSPPFFVGIPPPPELTARVLAWQAKLEHIITVPHVTLLAPAALPQKRWQSVAAAVAERQTAAPVTLGRVGFFGSRVIFLSVDAPALHELHRDLVSELGQAPGDFALENYHPHLTLALEWRSFNVTWEQAIESAQQEFSDLETQPLVFTASQLVLFGKDQAGQPYTERQRFDLKPT comes from the coding sequence ATGCTTGCACCTTCGCCTCCCTTTTTTGTTGGCATTCCCCCGCCGCCCGAACTCACGGCCCGTGTGCTGGCTTGGCAAGCCAAACTGGAACACATCATCACTGTGCCGCACGTGACCTTGCTGGCTCCTGCCGCGCTGCCCCAAAAGCGCTGGCAAAGCGTGGCCGCAGCGGTGGCTGAGCGCCAGACCGCCGCGCCCGTCACTCTTGGGCGCGTGGGATTTTTCGGCTCGCGGGTGATTTTTTTGTCGGTGGACGCGCCCGCTTTGCACGAGCTTCACCGCGACCTGGTGAGCGAACTGGGCCAAGCACCCGGCGATTTTGCTTTGGAGAACTACCATCCGCACCTGACTTTGGCGCTGGAGTGGCGCAGCTTCAACGTGACTTGGGAGCAGGCCATCGAAAGTGCTCAGCAGGAGTTCAGCGATCTGGAAACTCAGCCGCTGGTGTTCACGGCTTCTCAGTTGGTGCTGTTTGGCAAAGACCAAGCGGGGCAGCCTTACACGGAGCGGCAACGCTTTGACCTCAAACCGACTTGA
- a CDS encoding multidrug DMT transporter, with the protein MDNLLKKAGAMTAHLELFQHMLHLRGLLQLAAHMEERGDRVTMVSPDNITLIGAGMDSASTVTTTKGAEIESASAYSVLRGLKGHDAPEYAVTREELKALNARAVSELEASDAMRAFGETLGRISAVPTNNMPTTNTPAANVPAATAPTASAPAPTETTAERPNRNRRGAEETSNEAPAA; encoded by the coding sequence ATGGATAACCTCTTGAAGAAAGCGGGCGCGATGACCGCGCACTTGGAACTGTTTCAGCACATGCTTCATTTGCGCGGCCTGCTGCAACTCGCCGCCCACATGGAGGAGCGCGGCGATAGGGTCACGATGGTCTCGCCCGACAACATCACCTTGATCGGTGCGGGGATGGACAGCGCCAGCACCGTGACGACCACCAAAGGAGCGGAGATCGAGTCGGCCAGCGCGTACAGCGTGCTGCGCGGCCTTAAGGGTCACGACGCGCCCGAATACGCCGTGACCCGCGAAGAACTCAAAGCGCTCAATGCCCGCGCCGTGTCTGAGCTGGAAGCCAGCGACGCCATGCGGGCTTTTGGCGAAACCTTGGGCCGCATCTCGGCTGTACCTACGAACAACATGCCCACGACCAACACGCCCGCTGCCAACGTCCCTGCGGCCACTGCGCCCACCGCCAGCGCCCCCGCACCGACAGAGACCACCGCCGAGCGCCCTAACCGCAACCGGCGCGGCGCGGAAGAAACCAGCAACGAAGCCCCCGCCGCTTAA
- a CDS encoding GNAT family N-acetyltransferase — MSLSVRRVTDPHDPALEAFGRIQEAAYYQPEMLIPAEYFGPMIAQPPQTSQRQNIILVAEQGGEVVGGTLFHLLSSGAGFSSFMGVAQSAWGTGAARALHQARMQIIGEAGAAGVFADAVHRQALSAEDLAAEARVGSDPTLRRVKLGALGFFTVDIPYWQPVGGPEGGPLKDLDLMYCPLETSETVSLRLVTDTMQAYWQGWLGADRAAKEAGALAQRTGQNPTGQSSVALLSATERPKAFSQS; from the coding sequence ATGTCTCTTTCCGTTCGCCGCGTCACCGATCCGCATGACCCCGCCCTTGAGGCCTTCGGGCGCATTCAGGAAGCCGCCTACTATCAGCCGGAGATGCTGATTCCCGCTGAATATTTCGGGCCGATGATTGCCCAACCGCCGCAGACCAGCCAGCGCCAGAACATTATTTTGGTGGCCGAGCAAGGCGGCGAAGTGGTGGGCGGCACGCTCTTTCACCTGCTGAGCAGCGGTGCGGGCTTCAGCTCATTTATGGGGGTGGCCCAGTCGGCGTGGGGAACGGGAGCCGCCCGCGCTCTACATCAAGCCCGAATGCAAATCATTGGTGAAGCGGGTGCGGCGGGCGTGTTTGCTGACGCCGTTCACCGCCAAGCGCTCAGCGCCGAAGACCTGGCCGCCGAAGCCCGGGTGGGCAGCGACCCCACTTTGCGGCGCGTCAAGCTGGGCGCTCTGGGCTTTTTTACGGTGGACATTCCGTATTGGCAGCCTGTCGGCGGCCCTGAGGGTGGCCCGCTCAAAGACTTGGACCTGATGTACTGCCCGCTCGAAACATCTGAGACTGTTTCACTGAGATTAGTCACAGATACCATGCAGGCGTACTGGCAAGGCTGGTTAGGCGCTGACCGGGCCGCCAAGGAAGCCGGAGCACTGGCGCAGCGCACTGGACAAAACCCAACTGGACAAAGCTCAGTGGCGCTGCTGAGTGCCACCGAGCGGCCCAAGGCTTTTTCCCAATCTTAA
- a CDS encoding NAD-dependent epimerase/dehydratase family protein: MNFLVLGGTRFVGRQIVLELLGRGHHVSILTRGQTDDDLPLEVERLRGDRDAGNLSALTGRTWDACLDVSGYVPRVVTQSAELLKDAVKRYLFISTVSVYADGQSGPITEDSALAVLKDSKSENIQADYGALKAVCEAEVRRIYGERATIVRPGLVAGPHDHTGRFTYWVKRAAQGGVALAPGDGQDITQAIDARDLAAFVAHLLEHHTPGIFNAVGEPLTFAAFLAEVSVGVDAHPDWHWISQADQQRLAAGESWPIYAHREPILNIEPVRAKAAGLKLRPLSDTARDTLAWAKQTGAEGTGPSAEREAALLSQLT, encoded by the coding sequence ATGAACTTCTTGGTATTGGGCGGCACCCGCTTCGTGGGTCGGCAAATAGTCCTGGAACTCCTCGGGCGCGGCCACCATGTGAGCATCCTGACGCGCGGACAAACCGACGACGACCTGCCGCTGGAAGTGGAGCGGCTGCGCGGCGATAGAGACGCGGGCAATTTGAGCGCCCTCACGGGCCGCACCTGGGACGCCTGCTTGGATGTCAGCGGCTACGTGCCCCGTGTGGTGACCCAGAGTGCTGAACTCCTTAAAGACGCCGTGAAACGCTACCTCTTTATTTCCACCGTCAGCGTTTATGCGGACGGACAGAGCGGGCCGATCACCGAAGATTCAGCCTTGGCCGTCTTGAAAGACTCTAAAAGCGAGAACATTCAAGCCGATTATGGAGCGCTCAAAGCAGTTTGCGAAGCGGAGGTGCGCCGGATTTACGGCGAGCGGGCCACCATCGTACGCCCCGGTTTGGTGGCAGGGCCACACGATCACACCGGGCGCTTCACCTACTGGGTCAAACGGGCTGCCCAGGGTGGCGTTGCTCTGGCTCCCGGCGACGGTCAGGACATCACTCAGGCGATAGACGCCCGCGACTTGGCAGCGTTTGTGGCGCATCTGCTGGAGCACCATACGCCGGGCATCTTCAACGCGGTGGGTGAGCCGCTGACGTTTGCCGCTTTTCTCGCTGAAGTTTCTGTGGGCGTGGACGCTCATCCCGATTGGCATTGGATTTCGCAGGCCGATCAGCAACGCCTCGCGGCAGGGGAGAGCTGGCCCATCTATGCTCACCGCGAACCTATTCTCAATATTGAGCCTGTGCGGGCCAAAGCGGCGGGCCTTAAGTTGCGCCCCCTCTCCGACACGGCGCGGGACACGCTGGCCTGGGCCAAGCAAACGGGCGCTGAGGGCACGGGGCCGAGTGCAGAACGGGAAGCGGCATTGCTTTCTCAGCTGACTTGA
- a CDS encoding DNA internalization-related competence protein ComEC/Rec2 — MALSWNPATGEVQADAVHSPRRWPVPAYPVPVALAVIGGVLLGFGALWGAVVLVVALALSWPVGKGWLLGACVVLAACGFVRERAWQAAPDALSSWVGAQATLTGDWDGQLLHLSSPAAAVALAPKPKGPAGRLTVRGRLVRPEGRRIPGGFDYAFWLRMQGVREVLVAAKVKHLTPEGGVRGWFRRGLSAGLSPRESALLRAVELGERNDISQESFNDGLNVRDAFTRAGLAHLMALSGQNVALLVGALTWLLARLLPLKWTNARYPLMLAALAGFLWLVGPTPSITRAVLMGVLVLLSLWLGRGKLDVYGVLGLAAIASLLYQPAWLFDVGFQLSFLAVLGLSVSNRVAALLPAKWPLWLRLALVATPCAELATLPVVLHTFGQLPLLSLPANLAAAALMAVLVPLGYLAGLLGPLAVAVNWALGPLSEALLKVVDIFGRAPVLTWGMISSAGFAVYAVFAAAAVLTLYRRLPLWVLPLTALLGGASTALPGVLNPPSEIVYLDVGQGDSSLIRTPKLTMLIDGGGTPRGDYDVGKGTVLPALRAMNVRSLDVMVATHADADHIEGLISVLLGLPVGELWIGQRKDDPNLNMLLRAAEARHVPVREVRRGDSVQAGKATFTVLWPTGKVWLDADNENSVVIKFDTPQFHTVFLGDLPDPLESELGVGKLDVLKTAHHGSRFSSGQAFLDETRPHDAVISVGRANSYGHPNPQVLDRLQASGVKVWRTDQVGTVRWPLP, encoded by the coding sequence ATGGCGCTGAGTTGGAATCCGGCCACCGGAGAAGTGCAGGCGGACGCGGTCCACTCGCCGCGCCGCTGGCCCGTTCCGGCTTATCCGGTTCCGGTGGCGCTGGCGGTCATCGGCGGCGTGCTGCTGGGCTTCGGAGCGCTCTGGGGCGCGGTGGTACTGGTTGTGGCCCTGGCGCTGAGCTGGCCTGTCGGCAAGGGCTGGCTGCTGGGAGCCTGCGTGGTGTTGGCGGCCTGCGGCTTTGTGCGCGAGCGGGCCTGGCAAGCCGCTCCCGACGCGCTCTCAAGCTGGGTGGGCGCTCAAGCCACCCTGACTGGCGACTGGGACGGCCAACTGCTGCACCTCAGCAGCCCTGCGGCGGCGGTGGCGCTGGCACCCAAACCCAAGGGGCCAGCCGGACGTCTGACCGTTCGTGGGCGGCTGGTTCGCCCCGAAGGTCGGCGCATTCCCGGCGGCTTCGATTACGCGTTTTGGCTGCGGATGCAGGGCGTGCGCGAAGTCTTGGTGGCCGCTAAGGTCAAGCACCTGACCCCCGAAGGTGGGGTACGCGGTTGGTTTCGGCGTGGCCTGAGCGCTGGTCTCTCGCCGCGTGAGTCGGCCCTGCTGCGGGCGGTGGAATTGGGCGAGCGCAACGACATCTCACAGGAAAGCTTCAATGACGGCCTGAATGTCCGCGACGCTTTCACGCGGGCGGGTTTGGCACACCTGATGGCGCTCAGCGGGCAAAACGTGGCGCTGCTGGTGGGAGCGCTGACCTGGCTGTTGGCCCGTTTATTGCCGCTCAAGTGGACAAACGCCCGCTACCCGCTGATGCTTGCGGCGCTGGCGGGTTTTTTGTGGTTGGTCGGCCCCACGCCCAGCATCACCCGCGCCGTGCTGATGGGCGTCTTGGTGCTGCTCTCACTGTGGCTGGGGCGCGGCAAGCTCGACGTCTACGGTGTGTTGGGCTTGGCGGCCATCGCCAGCTTGCTGTATCAACCGGCTTGGCTCTTTGACGTGGGCTTTCAACTCAGTTTTCTGGCGGTGCTGGGCCTGAGTGTGTCAAACAGGGTGGCCGCCCTGCTGCCCGCAAAGTGGCCGCTGTGGCTGCGTCTCGCGCTGGTCGCCACCCCCTGCGCCGAGCTGGCCACTTTGCCGGTGGTGCTGCACACCTTCGGCCAGTTGCCGCTGCTGAGCCTCCCCGCCAACCTCGCCGCCGCCGCGCTGATGGCCGTGCTGGTGCCGCTCGGCTACCTCGCCGGACTGCTGGGGCCGCTGGCGGTGGCGGTCAATTGGGCGCTTGGCCCGCTGTCAGAAGCGCTGCTGAAAGTGGTGGACATTTTTGGCCGCGCTCCAGTGCTGACTTGGGGAATGATCAGTTCGGCGGGGTTCGCGGTTTATGCGGTATTTGCCGCCGCCGCCGTCCTCACCCTTTACCGCCGCTTGCCGCTGTGGGTCTTGCCGCTCACCGCCTTACTGGGCGGCGCGTCCACTGCTTTGCCGGGCGTCCTCAACCCACCCAGCGAAATCGTCTATCTGGACGTCGGACAGGGCGACAGTTCGCTGATTCGCACTCCCAAGCTCACCATGTTGATCGACGGCGGCGGCACTCCCAGAGGCGATTACGACGTCGGCAAAGGCACGGTGCTGCCTGCCTTGCGGGCCATGAACGTGCGCTCCCTCGACGTGATGGTCGCCACCCACGCCGACGCCGATCACATCGAAGGCCTGATCAGCGTGCTGCTGGGCTTGCCAGTAGGCGAGTTGTGGATCGGTCAGCGCAAAGACGACCCCAATCTCAATATGCTGCTCAGGGCCGCTGAGGCCCGCCACGTACCGGTGCGCGAAGTGCGGCGAGGTGACAGCGTGCAGGCCGGAAAAGCCACCTTCACGGTGCTGTGGCCCACCGGGAAAGTCTGGTTGGACGCCGACAACGAAAACAGTGTGGTCATCAAATTCGATACTCCCCAGTTTCACACCGTCTTTCTGGGCGACCTCCCCGACCCGCTAGAAAGCGAGCTGGGCGTCGGCAAACTGGACGTTCTCAAAACGGCCCATCACGGCAGCCGCTTTTCGAGCGGTCAAGCGTTTTTGGATGAAACCCGCCCGCATGACGCTGTTATTAGTGTCGGGCGGGCCAACAGTTACGGTCACCCCAACCCGCAGGTGTTGGATCGCCTTCAAGCGTCCGGTGTAAAAGTCTGGCGCACCGATCAGGTGGGAACGGTGCGCTGGCCTTTGCCTTAA